From Butyricimonas paravirosa, one genomic window encodes:
- a CDS encoding LPD29 domain-containing protein, which produces MAYFHNIHSLADLKKEYRRLALQHHPDKGGDTAIMQQVNTEFERLFEVWKDKPDVSAASTGYEHDYSGATAKEYTEYVYNEYRWKGRNYKGQHAPEIVELVRIWLKETYPRYKFSVRRENYNSIYIKLMSADFEAFTRESGKVQDHINHYNIERNPDLTDRAKEVMLNVCDFVMSYNFDDSDAMTDYFHTNFYLTLAIGSYRKPYKVELPKLDCKGKDKPEVFKHPEGPAHKAIRQALGTARFDFIEHRRHSGEMIFGEDHYGSHGEHYFWPKDYSSAKLAQKRIDKLEKAGIRCKLTGYNGGYIRFIGYTPEAEALLEKERQEYITAHRQWQTKQTVIN; this is translated from the coding sequence ATGGCTTATTTTCATAACATACATTCATTGGCGGACCTGAAGAAGGAATACCGCCGTCTGGCATTGCAGCACCACCCGGACAAGGGTGGTGACACTGCCATCATGCAACAGGTGAACACCGAGTTTGAAAGGCTCTTTGAAGTCTGGAAAGACAAACCGGATGTCTCTGCCGCATCAACCGGGTATGAACATGACTATTCGGGTGCCACGGCAAAGGAATATACCGAGTACGTGTATAATGAATACCGTTGGAAAGGTCGCAACTACAAAGGGCAACATGCCCCTGAAATCGTAGAACTTGTGAGAATCTGGCTAAAGGAAACCTATCCGAGATATAAGTTCTCCGTCAGACGGGAGAACTACAATTCCATTTACATCAAACTGATGAGCGCGGACTTTGAGGCGTTCACCAGGGAATCCGGCAAAGTACAGGATCATATCAACCACTACAACATAGAGCGAAACCCCGATCTTACAGACCGTGCCAAGGAGGTGATGCTGAATGTCTGTGACTTTGTCATGTCATACAACTTCGATGACAGCGATGCGATGACGGATTATTTCCATACCAATTTCTACCTGACATTGGCTATAGGGAGTTACCGGAAGCCTTACAAGGTGGAACTGCCGAAACTTGACTGTAAGGGGAAGGACAAGCCGGAAGTGTTCAAGCATCCCGAAGGTCCGGCACACAAGGCCATCAGGCAGGCGTTGGGCACAGCCCGCTTTGATTTTATCGAGCACAGGAGGCATTCCGGCGAAATGATATTCGGAGAAGACCATTACGGCTCACACGGAGAGCATTATTTCTGGCCGAAGGATTATTCAAGCGCGAAACTGGCTCAGAAACGGATCGACAAATTGGAGAAAGCCGGTATTCGGTGCAAGCTTACAGGCTATAACGGCGGTTACATTCGTTTTATCGGCTACACTCCCGAAGCAGAAGCGTTACTGGAGAAGGAACGCCAGGAATACATCACCGCCCATCGGCAATGGCAAACCAAACAGACAGTAATCAATTAA